aagcaagcaaacaaacaaacaaacaaacacaggcaACAGGAAAAAACAATTTAGATAAAATTGCTATACAATGTTGTGGTGATTCTGAgatttaatctgaaatcaagcttGATTTGAATTGTGTCTCTAGTAACTGCTTTCAATAAACCAATCATTTGCATAGCTCTGTGTGAAGAGTATTTTTGTTGATAGGCACATGTCTGGAACAACACACAGTTTGACTCTATGCACAAAGTTTCAGTACTCTCATAGAAAGGTGTTTCATAGAATTATATGTGGGGTAGACACACCTAGGGATATCCAAATGCAcatgtaaagtgtgtgtgtgtgtgtgtgtacgcgcacaAACAGAAATCTTACTCCAGTCATCTGCAACTCTCTTAACAACTAGACTATCTACTGCTAAAATCTAGGCCAACTAatacagattttatttatttatttccctttccccttcacaTCTGAGCTATGTTAATCACCTGTGCAATACTTTTCTTATCACCTCCCTCACCTCTTTATTTCTTAGTGTATAGATGAAAGGATTCAAAAGCGGCACCACAATAAGATTGAAGATGCTCACAACTTTGGTCCGTTCTAATGAGGTCTGTTTAGATGGCTTTACAAACAGGAAGATAGTGGAGCCATACCAAATAATCACCACAGCAAGATGTGAGGAACATGTGGAAAAGGCTTTTTGTCGTCCTTTTTTGGAGGGGATGCGTAGGATGGTGAGGATAATGTAAACATAGGAAAGAAGGGTTGTCACACAGGAGCCTACAATGACAAATATAGCTATGAAGAAAGCTGTTATCTCAAGAAAGTGGGTGTCTGTGCAGGAAAGAACTATCCAGGAATCTATGTTGCAATAGAAATTATTGATAACATTGGGGCCACAGAAAGACAATGTTGTGAGCAGATAGGTTGGTATACACATAGCAAGGAATCCACCAAGCCAACAACCTCCTGCCAACTTGCTAGAAAGATGAATGTCCATTATGGTGCTGTAATGAAGGGGGAAACATATGGCCACATATCGATCataagccatgatggctattaggaaatgctctgtgca
The window above is part of the Zootoca vivipara chromosome 13, rZooViv1.1, whole genome shotgun sequence genome. Proteins encoded here:
- the LOC118094720 gene encoding olfactory receptor 6F1-like, encoding MGESNKEEQNKSRVMEFILLGFPGSSHFQLTIFIIFLNMYILTILGNFSIILLIVTNRRLHTPMYFFLCNLSFLEIWYTTASIPKILAVFLGRSRSISFTGCILQMYFVFSFGCTEHFLIAIMAYDRYVAICFPLHYSTIMDIHLSSKLAGGCWLGGFLAMCIPTYLLTTLSFCGPNVINNFYCNIDSWIVLSCTDTHFLEITAFFIAIFVIVGSCVTTLLSYVYIILTILRIPSKKGRQKAFSTCSSHLAVVIIWYGSTIFLFVKPSKQTSLERTKVVSIFNLIVVPLLNPFIYTLRNKEVREVIRKVLHR